The following coding sequences lie in one Pseudomonas svalbardensis genomic window:
- a CDS encoding aspartate aminotransferase family protein — translation MSAAPAYLMHTSARQPVSFSRGQGASLWDTEGVEYLDAIAGVAVASLGHANPEIAAAIAEQATVLLHTTNLFRIPWQEQLGERLCLLSGMQRAFFCNSGAEANEAALKLARLHANARQVTQPQVLVMDNSFHGRTLATLAATGNPAVHRGFEPLMPGFVRVPYDNIEAIRQVAAQSPDIVAVLVEPVQGEGGVHAASAGYLQALRQLCDEHDWLMMIDEVQTGLGRTGTWFGFEHAGIEPDVITLAKALGNGFPIGACLARGKAAELFSPGHHASTFGGNPLACRVGCTVLDIMQRDHIPQRAAASGRRLLAALKLALGNHPEVVSVRGIGLMIGIELNGPCAELVGRAREEQRLLITVTRGTTVRLLPPLICDDAQIDDIAARITRLLSPAA, via the coding sequence ATGTCCGCTGCACCCGCTTACCTCATGCACACCTCAGCCCGACAACCGGTTTCGTTCAGCCGAGGCCAGGGCGCCTCGTTGTGGGACACCGAGGGTGTTGAATACCTGGATGCCATCGCCGGTGTGGCGGTGGCGAGCCTGGGGCATGCCAACCCCGAAATTGCCGCGGCCATCGCCGAACAGGCCACGGTGTTACTGCACACGACCAACCTGTTCCGTATCCCATGGCAGGAGCAATTGGGCGAACGACTGTGCCTGCTCTCGGGCATGCAACGGGCGTTTTTCTGCAACTCCGGAGCGGAGGCCAACGAAGCGGCGCTCAAACTGGCCCGCCTGCACGCCAACGCTCGGCAGGTGACCCAGCCGCAAGTGTTGGTGATGGATAACAGTTTTCACGGGCGCACCCTGGCCACCCTCGCCGCTACCGGCAACCCCGCCGTGCATCGCGGCTTCGAGCCCCTGATGCCGGGCTTTGTGCGAGTGCCTTACGACAACATCGAGGCGATTCGCCAGGTCGCGGCGCAGTCACCCGATATCGTTGCGGTGCTCGTCGAGCCGGTGCAGGGTGAGGGAGGCGTGCACGCCGCCTCTGCCGGCTACCTGCAGGCCCTGCGCCAACTGTGTGATGAACACGACTGGCTGATGATGATCGATGAAGTGCAGACCGGGCTGGGCCGCACCGGTACCTGGTTTGGCTTTGAGCATGCGGGCATCGAGCCGGACGTCATTACCCTGGCCAAAGCGCTGGGCAACGGTTTCCCCATCGGCGCGTGCCTGGCGCGGGGCAAGGCCGCCGAGCTGTTTTCCCCCGGCCACCATGCGTCCACGTTCGGCGGTAACCCGTTGGCGTGCCGCGTGGGCTGCACAGTGCTCGACATCATGCAGCGCGATCACATCCCGCAACGGGCTGCCGCCTCGGGCCGCCGCTTGTTGGCGGCCTTGAAGCTGGCGCTGGGCAACCATCCTGAGGTGGTGTCCGTTCGCGGCATCGGCTTGATGATCGGCATTGAACTCAATGGCCCGTGCGCCGAACTGGTCGGCCGGGCCCGTGAAGAACAACGTCTGCTGATCACCGTCACACGGGGCACCACCGTGCGCCTGTTGCCGCCGCTGATCTGCGATGACGCACAGATCGACGACATCGCCGCGCGCATCACGCGCCTGCTGTCACCCGCCGCTTGA
- a CDS encoding YggS family pyridoxal phosphate-dependent enzyme, which yields MPDQTEDLNILHARHGRYPQADSVEDFRRNLAAVQQRIVEACRRVGRDPAGVRLLPVSKTFDEAHLRLAYAAGCRLLGENKVQEAQRKWEAMTDLQDLQWSVIGHLQTNKAKQVARFASEFQALDSLRVAEALDRRLRIEGRQMDVFVQVNTSGEASKYGLAPDDVAAFLEAMPAFPTLRVRGLMTLALFSADAVRVRPCFVRLRELRDRLRHCAPDGVSLQELSMGMSGDFEIAIEEGATVVRVGQAIFGARAMPDAYYWPTADARPLSEDTLLSITPSR from the coding sequence ATGCCTGATCAAACCGAAGACCTCAACATCCTGCATGCGCGCCATGGTCGTTACCCACAGGCCGACAGTGTCGAAGATTTTCGCCGCAACCTGGCCGCCGTGCAGCAACGCATTGTCGAGGCGTGCCGTCGGGTAGGGCGGGACCCGGCCGGTGTGCGCTTGCTGCCGGTCAGCAAAACCTTTGATGAAGCTCATCTGCGTCTGGCCTATGCCGCCGGTTGCCGCCTGCTGGGCGAGAACAAGGTGCAGGAAGCACAGCGCAAGTGGGAAGCCATGACCGACCTGCAAGACCTGCAATGGTCGGTGATCGGCCATTTACAGACCAACAAGGCCAAGCAGGTCGCACGCTTCGCCAGCGAGTTCCAGGCCCTGGACAGCCTGCGGGTGGCCGAGGCGCTGGACCGTCGCCTGCGCATTGAAGGTCGGCAGATGGACGTGTTCGTCCAGGTCAATACCTCCGGCGAAGCCAGCAAGTACGGGCTGGCGCCCGATGACGTGGCGGCTTTCCTGGAGGCTATGCCAGCGTTCCCGACACTGCGGGTTCGCGGGTTGATGACGCTGGCGCTGTTCTCGGCTGACGCGGTGCGGGTGCGCCCATGCTTCGTCCGGCTGCGTGAATTGCGCGACCGCTTGCGTCATTGCGCCCCTGATGGGGTGTCGCTGCAAGAGCTGTCGATGGGCATGTCGGGTGACTTTGAAATCGCCATTGAAGAGGGCGCGACCGTGGTGCGCGTCGGACAGGCGATCTTCGGTGCCCGAGCCATGCCGGATGCGTACTACTGGCCGACCGCCGATGCCCGCCCCCTCAGTGAAGACACGTTGTTGTCGATCACTCCCAGCCGTTGA
- a CDS encoding benzoate/H(+) symporter BenE family transporter, whose amino-acid sequence MSSTQSLSSLGLRDLLHPVVAGLISVIVNYGGTFILVFQAAKVAGLSPELTASWVWSVSIGVGVTGLFLSWVSREPIITAWSTPAAAFLIVALATTPYAEAIGAYMISAAAFVLLGVSGYFEKAVRLTPPGVAAGLLGGILLQFGIGAFASMSVDPLLVGVLIGAYIVFKRLSARYAVVGILVLGLGFLLMQGRVDFMGLALEFATPVFTRPEFSVNALLSVALPLFLITLTGQYMPGMLVLRNDGFNTSANPILSVTGLGSLLMAPFGSHAFNIAAITAAICTGKEASEDPSKRWIAGVAAGIFYILVGIFGVTLAAVFMAFPATFITTLAGLALLGTLGASLANAMADVKSREASLITFLACAANITLLGIGGAFWGLVIGLAAYAVLNGQLPRREKAAVPQAEPVAVPTKGAAN is encoded by the coding sequence ATGTCATCTACTCAATCCCTCTCGTCCCTGGGTCTGCGGGACCTGCTGCACCCGGTGGTTGCCGGGCTGATTTCGGTGATCGTCAATTACGGCGGCACCTTCATCCTGGTGTTTCAGGCCGCCAAGGTCGCAGGGCTCAGCCCTGAGTTGACGGCGTCGTGGGTTTGGTCGGTGTCGATCGGGGTAGGGGTGACCGGGCTGTTCCTCAGTTGGGTGAGCCGCGAACCGATCATCACCGCCTGGTCGACCCCGGCGGCGGCTTTTTTGATCGTCGCCTTGGCTACCACACCCTACGCCGAGGCCATCGGGGCGTACATGATTTCGGCTGCAGCGTTCGTGCTGCTGGGCGTGTCCGGCTACTTTGAAAAAGCCGTTCGCCTGACCCCGCCCGGTGTGGCTGCGGGCTTGTTGGGCGGCATCCTGCTGCAGTTCGGCATCGGTGCGTTCGCCAGCATGAGCGTCGACCCGTTATTGGTCGGGGTGTTGATCGGCGCCTACATCGTGTTCAAGCGCTTGAGTGCGCGCTATGCGGTGGTCGGCATTCTGGTGCTGGGGCTTGGCTTTCTGCTGATGCAGGGGCGCGTGGATTTCATGGGGCTGGCGCTGGAGTTTGCGACACCGGTGTTCACACGGCCTGAGTTCTCGGTCAATGCGTTGTTGAGCGTGGCGTTGCCGCTGTTTCTGATCACCCTCACGGGGCAGTATATGCCGGGCATGCTGGTGCTGCGCAATGACGGGTTCAACACCAGTGCCAACCCGATCCTCAGCGTGACCGGGCTGGGTTCTTTGCTGATGGCGCCGTTCGGTTCCCATGCCTTCAATATCGCGGCCATCACGGCCGCCATCTGCACTGGCAAGGAAGCGTCTGAAGATCCGTCCAAGCGCTGGATCGCAGGCGTGGCCGCGGGCATCTTCTACATCTTGGTGGGGATTTTCGGCGTGACCCTGGCGGCGGTGTTCATGGCCTTCCCGGCGACCTTCATTACCACCCTGGCCGGGCTGGCCCTGTTGGGCACCCTCGGCGCGAGCCTGGCCAATGCCATGGCAGACGTGAAATCGCGGGAAGCGTCGCTGATCACCTTTCTGGCCTGCGCGGCCAATATCACCCTGCTGGGCATCGGCGGCGCGTTCTGGGGCCTGGTCATCGGCCTAGCGGCCTACGCCGTGCTCAATGGGCAGTTGCCGCGTCGTGAAAAGGCTGCTGTCCCACAGGCCGAACCGGTTGCAGTGCCCACCAAAGGAGCGGCCAACTGA
- the serC gene encoding 3-phosphoserine/phosphohydroxythreonine transaminase produces MARSHNFSAGPTAVPLDVLTQAHEEFFDFASTGMSVMEISHRSQVFMTVAREAERDLRDILGVPPAYKVLFLQGGASLQFAQVPMNLIGDKGTADYLHTGLWSGKAIEAARRYCDVRVVASTHASGFDRVPHASEWRLNADAAYLHYTENETVHGVQFIDTPASDAPLVCDACSSLLSKPIDIARHGLVYAAAQKNMGVAGLTVVIVDPALLERSHAFTPDILNYARISDAQSMLNTPATFPWYLTGLTLKWIKHSGGLQALHQRNQTKAGMLYRAIDGSDGFYRNPVQLPYRSINNVPFRLAEAVLEKAFLRSAEQAGLNGLKGHASVGGLRASLYNAVSVPAVEALCDFMNVFAREHG; encoded by the coding sequence ATGGCTCGGTCACACAACTTCAGCGCAGGCCCCACCGCGGTGCCGTTGGACGTCCTCACTCAGGCGCACGAGGAGTTTTTCGATTTTGCCAGCACCGGCATGTCCGTGATGGAAATCAGCCATCGTTCGCAGGTGTTCATGACGGTGGCCCGCGAGGCCGAACGGGACCTGCGCGATATCCTCGGGGTGCCGCCCGCCTACAAAGTGCTGTTCCTGCAAGGGGGCGCCTCGTTGCAGTTCGCTCAAGTGCCGATGAACCTGATAGGCGATAAAGGCACAGCGGATTACCTGCACACCGGCCTCTGGTCGGGCAAGGCGATCGAGGCTGCACGGCGCTACTGCGATGTGCGCGTGGTTGCCAGTACCCACGCGTCCGGTTTCGACCGCGTCCCCCACGCCTCGGAGTGGCGCCTTAACGCCGACGCCGCCTACTTGCACTACACCGAGAATGAGACGGTGCACGGCGTGCAGTTCATCGACACGCCCGCGAGCGACGCGCCGCTGGTGTGCGATGCATGTTCAAGCCTGCTGTCCAAGCCGATCGACATCGCCAGGCATGGGCTGGTGTATGCCGCCGCGCAGAAAAACATGGGCGTGGCCGGGTTGACGGTGGTCATCGTGGACCCGGCGTTGCTGGAGCGTTCCCATGCCTTTACCCCGGACATTCTCAACTACGCGCGCATCAGCGACGCGCAGTCGATGCTCAATACCCCGGCGACCTTCCCCTGGTACCTCACCGGCTTGACGCTCAAGTGGATCAAGCACAGCGGCGGTCTGCAGGCCCTGCATCAGCGCAACCAGACTAAGGCGGGAATGCTGTACCGCGCGATCGATGGGAGTGACGGGTTTTATCGCAACCCTGTGCAGTTACCGTATCGCTCCATCAACAACGTGCCCTTCCGGCTGGCCGAGGCGGTTCTGGAGAAGGCCTTTTTGCGGAGCGCCGAGCAGGCCGGCCTCAATGGCCTCAAAGGCCACGCCAGCGTCGGCGGCCTGCGCGCCAGCCTCTACAACGCCGTTTCAGTGCCGGCGGTCGAGGCGCTGTGCGATTTCATGAACGTGTTTGCGCGCGAGCATGGCTGA
- a CDS encoding MocR-like pyridoxine biosynthesis transcription factor PdxR, producing the protein MAKTFELETLKMRLNDAEFQLLDLHQRIQRALRALILDGALRPGLKLPATRVLSKSLGCARDTVENAYVQLHRDGFIVRREGAGSYVCDTVGVELRGAGRRRLKAQEVRSSVAAPGAELSQRGRMIFDTGGVRDQQVIKAFATGLPETRSFPTDVWERLQRQVMKDYRANVLLHGDPQGAEPLRKAIATYLNLERGAKCSPDQVLVLSSTRQALYLCAQLLVDAGKPILLENPGYYGARKAFEIAETKVLPIDVDERGIRTDLLHADRSGANCVYVTPSHQYPTGATLPLERRLELINWAAQKGKWIIEDDYDSEFHYDGQPTACVQGLDKYQRTLYIGTFSKTLYPGLRMGYMVLPSELVKPFAYARSMMDGHTPQTLQLTLARFMEDGHYNAHVRAMRKLYAGRRSIMHDAIGKYLSTVVTAELPPGGLQIPCLLKAGWSEEKTIRQAATAGVQLSGLSGLYAGDPKQQGWLLGYSSLTAYEIEAAMLRLANALKI; encoded by the coding sequence ATGGCAAAGACCTTCGAGCTGGAAACCCTGAAGATGCGCCTCAACGACGCTGAGTTTCAGCTGCTGGATTTGCACCAGCGGATCCAGCGTGCGTTGCGTGCGCTGATACTCGACGGCGCTCTCCGCCCCGGCTTGAAACTGCCCGCCACGCGGGTGCTGTCCAAGTCACTGGGCTGCGCCCGCGACACCGTTGAGAACGCCTATGTGCAGTTGCATCGGGACGGGTTTATCGTGCGCCGCGAAGGCGCCGGCAGTTACGTCTGCGACACGGTGGGCGTCGAATTGCGCGGTGCCGGCCGCCGACGCCTCAAGGCTCAGGAAGTCAGGAGCAGCGTCGCCGCACCGGGCGCCGAACTTAGCCAACGCGGGCGGATGATCTTCGACACCGGCGGCGTGCGCGATCAGCAAGTCATCAAGGCATTCGCCACCGGCCTGCCGGAAACCCGCAGCTTCCCGACGGATGTCTGGGAGCGTTTGCAGCGCCAGGTCATGAAGGACTATCGCGCGAACGTGCTGCTGCATGGCGATCCACAAGGGGCCGAGCCCCTGCGCAAAGCGATTGCCACCTACCTGAACCTCGAACGCGGCGCCAAATGCTCCCCCGACCAGGTGCTGGTATTGAGCAGTACGCGTCAGGCGTTGTATCTGTGCGCACAGTTGCTGGTGGACGCCGGCAAGCCGATTCTGCTGGAAAACCCCGGCTATTACGGCGCCCGCAAGGCCTTCGAAATCGCCGAAACCAAGGTGCTGCCCATTGATGTCGATGAACGGGGCATCCGCACCGACCTGCTGCACGCCGACCGCAGCGGCGCCAATTGCGTGTATGTCACGCCCTCGCACCAATACCCCACCGGCGCGACGTTGCCGCTGGAGCGGCGTCTTGAGTTGATCAATTGGGCGGCGCAAAAAGGCAAGTGGATCATCGAAGATGACTACGACAGCGAGTTCCATTACGACGGGCAACCCACGGCGTGCGTGCAGGGCCTGGACAAGTATCAGCGCACGCTCTACATCGGCACGTTCAGCAAGACCCTCTACCCCGGCCTGCGCATGGGGTATATGGTGCTGCCCTCCGAGCTGGTCAAGCCCTTTGCCTATGCGCGCAGCATGATGGACGGCCACACTCCGCAAACGCTGCAACTGACGCTTGCGCGTTTTATGGAAGACGGCCATTACAACGCGCATGTCCGGGCCATGCGCAAGCTGTATGCCGGACGCCGGTCGATCATGCACGATGCCATCGGCAAGTACTTGAGCACGGTGGTCACCGCCGAACTGCCGCCGGGCGGGTTGCAAATCCCCTGCTTGCTGAAAGCCGGATGGTCCGAGGAAAAAACCATCCGCCAGGCCGCCACTGCCGGCGTGCAACTGTCCGGCCTCAGCGGCTTGTACGCGGGCGACCCGAAGCAACAGGGCTGGCTGCTGGGCTACTCCTCCCTGACCGCGTATGAAATCGAAGCCGCCATGTTGCGCCTGGCCAACGCCCTGAAAATCTAA
- a CDS encoding serine hydroxymethyltransferase: MPHFAYREGHALPGVSGIALPQVDGEVWRAIDAERQRQVQSIELIAAENVVSRAVLEAQGSVLTNKYAEGYPGRRYYAGCCNVDAIEELAIDRARQLFSCAYANLQPHSGSQANQAVFLALLAPGDKILGLDLKSGGHLSHGAAFNLSGRWFQALSYGVHSVTHRVDMDQVEQIARQERPRLIIAGASAYSRALDFARFREIADEVGAFLMADIAHVAGLVAGGAYPSPVPFAHVTTLSTHATLRGPRGGMILCNEQAIAQKINAAVFPGLQGAALMHTVAAKAVALGEALQPAFGAYAHAVVANAQALCGRLAEGGLLVVSGGTDCHLGVIDLRPWGLVGNVAERALEAIGITVNKNVVPGDEVKPTVTSGIRLGSAACTSRGMGVDEFREIGDMILAMLGGLRSGALDGRTERSIREGISDLTKRFRLPY; the protein is encoded by the coding sequence ATGCCGCATTTCGCTTATCGGGAGGGCCACGCGCTGCCAGGGGTCAGTGGCATTGCGCTGCCCCAGGTGGACGGGGAGGTGTGGCGCGCCATCGACGCCGAGCGTCAGCGCCAGGTGCAGTCAATCGAGCTGATCGCCGCCGAAAACGTGGTCAGTCGTGCGGTGCTCGAGGCCCAAGGGTCGGTGCTGACCAACAAATATGCCGAGGGCTACCCAGGGCGTCGCTATTACGCCGGTTGCTGCAATGTCGATGCAATTGAAGAACTCGCCATCGATCGGGCCAGGCAGCTGTTCAGCTGTGCCTATGCCAACCTGCAACCCCATTCGGGCAGCCAAGCCAACCAGGCTGTGTTTCTGGCTCTGCTGGCGCCGGGGGACAAGATCCTGGGCCTGGACCTCAAGTCCGGTGGGCACCTGTCCCATGGTGCTGCGTTCAACTTGTCCGGGCGCTGGTTTCAGGCCCTCAGCTATGGGGTGCACTCGGTGACCCATAGGGTCGACATGGATCAGGTCGAGCAGATCGCCCGACAAGAACGCCCACGCCTGATCATCGCAGGGGCCTCGGCGTATTCACGGGCGCTGGATTTCGCCCGGTTTCGTGAGATTGCCGACGAGGTGGGGGCGTTCCTGATGGCCGACATCGCCCACGTCGCCGGGCTGGTCGCGGGTGGTGCGTATCCGTCTCCAGTGCCGTTCGCCCACGTCACCACCCTCAGCACCCACGCCACGTTGCGCGGTCCGCGTGGCGGGATGATCCTGTGCAATGAGCAGGCCATTGCGCAGAAGATCAATGCGGCTGTATTCCCCGGCCTACAGGGCGCGGCACTGATGCACACCGTAGCGGCCAAGGCCGTGGCGCTGGGTGAGGCATTGCAACCGGCCTTCGGCGCTTATGCCCACGCCGTGGTCGCCAATGCCCAGGCCTTGTGCGGCCGATTGGCTGAAGGTGGGCTGTTGGTCGTGTCGGGCGGCACCGACTGTCACTTGGGGGTGATTGACCTGCGGCCCTGGGGCTTGGTGGGGAATGTCGCCGAGCGTGCGTTGGAGGCAATCGGCATTACCGTGAACAAAAATGTCGTGCCCGGCGATGAGGTCAAGCCCACCGTGACGTCCGGCATTCGTCTCGGCAGTGCGGCGTGCACTTCGCGTGGCATGGGGGTCGATGAATTCAGGGAGATCGGCGACATGATTCTGGCCATGCTCGGTGGCTTGCGCAGCGGTGCCCTCGACGGCCGCACTGAACGCTCGATTCGTGAAGGCATCAGCGACCTGACCAAGCGTTTCAGGTTGCCGTATTAA
- a CDS encoding MFS transporter, with protein sequence MTIRIGLLPQVAAAHFVSHLHIMVLAALFPLLPAFFNVDYVELGLAFSLFNIVTALVQAPMGFAVDRHGAKRLLLVALALGSSSFLLIALLPGYTCLLIGMALAGVANAIYHPADYALLSRHIDPAHIGKAFSVHTFAGFLGAAVAPVFLLGIAVSSNPAMAFAAAALVGFFALALLLIPGSALARVSRVHPAADPTPLGARRLSLLSPMVLSLTLLFVLLNLSTGAIEKFSVAALMQGQGVALTWANSALTAFLFASAFGVLAGGALADRTRRHGVVAASAFALATVLMLLVATARLSEPALLVVLGTAGFLTGVIAPSRDMLVRAAAPKDAEGKTFGIVSTGFNIGGAIGPVGFGWLLDQGHPDAIFWASAAFMGLTVVLTLMQERSLARTRKMMALQVAFK encoded by the coding sequence ATGACGATTCGTATCGGGTTGTTGCCTCAGGTCGCCGCAGCGCACTTTGTCAGTCATTTGCACATCATGGTGCTGGCGGCGCTGTTCCCCCTGCTTCCGGCTTTTTTCAACGTGGATTATGTCGAGCTGGGCCTGGCTTTCAGCCTGTTCAATATCGTCACGGCGCTGGTACAGGCGCCCATGGGGTTTGCCGTGGACCGCCACGGTGCCAAGCGCTTGCTGTTGGTCGCGCTGGCACTGGGCAGCAGCAGTTTCCTGCTGATTGCACTCCTGCCCGGCTACACCTGTTTGTTGATCGGCATGGCGCTGGCCGGCGTCGCCAACGCCATTTATCACCCGGCCGACTACGCCCTGCTGTCCCGACACATTGACCCCGCCCACATCGGCAAGGCGTTCTCCGTGCATACCTTTGCCGGTTTCCTTGGCGCGGCCGTGGCCCCTGTGTTTTTGCTGGGTATCGCGGTGTCGAGCAACCCGGCCATGGCCTTCGCGGCGGCGGCACTGGTGGGTTTTTTCGCGCTGGCGCTGTTGTTGATCCCTGGCTCCGCACTGGCCCGGGTCAGTCGCGTGCATCCCGCCGCCGACCCGACACCCCTCGGCGCCCGTCGCCTGTCACTGCTCTCGCCTATGGTGCTAAGCCTGACCCTGTTGTTCGTGCTGCTGAACCTGAGCACCGGCGCTATTGAGAAGTTCTCGGTCGCCGCCCTGATGCAAGGCCAGGGCGTGGCCTTGACCTGGGCCAACTCGGCGTTGACCGCCTTCCTCTTTGCCAGCGCCTTCGGCGTGCTGGCAGGGGGAGCCTTGGCCGACCGGACCCGCCGCCATGGCGTAGTGGCAGCCAGCGCGTTTGCCTTGGCCACCGTGCTGATGCTGCTGGTCGCCACGGCACGCTTGAGCGAGCCGGCGCTGCTGGTCGTGCTGGGGACAGCGGGTTTCCTGACCGGGGTGATCGCACCGTCCCGCGACATGCTGGTACGTGCGGCCGCCCCGAAGGATGCCGAAGGCAAAACCTTCGGCATCGTCTCTACAGGTTTCAATATCGGTGGCGCCATCGGTCCCGTCGGGTTCGGCTGGCTGCTCGACCAAGGCCACCCCGACGCAATTTTCTGGGCCAGCGCCGCCTTCATGGGCCTGACCGTTGTACTGACCCTGATGCAGGAGCGGTCCTTGGCCAGGACCCGAAAAATGATGGCACTGCAAGTGGCATTCAAGTGA
- a CDS encoding AurF N-oxygenase family protein gives MERLNCGTDDVVKNMLAKLSTLWKTRAAVNNPQPNYWGLAFDADKHDFSLSLLPFRYHQAWLEAPQDLQSKCLSYAWGIYNLKTIYIECNVVVPACEDIIKTPPPSNNRALLQDVMSQALLDEALHTRMSIMACNYIYDMRKLTPLDFSAFNLVTWREALLANCTAEWERRLTRFGVACASETLITDYLKTMAEDASIQAVCHEVTRTHAMDEWSHSSVFSFVASDIVNGLSRKEREYLRLIILRTVQMFANNEMGAWSTVFSMLDFPHAGEILHDVGDNNEISVYTDSLEALIDRIGLTGNGLSSAEHAIETLGEKARA, from the coding sequence ATGGAACGTTTGAATTGTGGTACCGATGACGTGGTAAAAAACATGCTGGCCAAACTATCCACGCTCTGGAAAACCCGCGCCGCCGTCAACAACCCGCAACCGAACTACTGGGGCCTCGCCTTTGATGCCGACAAGCACGACTTCAGTCTGTCGCTGCTGCCGTTTCGTTATCACCAGGCCTGGCTCGAAGCCCCCCAGGACTTGCAATCCAAATGCCTGTCCTACGCGTGGGGCATCTACAACCTCAAGACCATCTACATCGAATGCAATGTGGTCGTGCCTGCCTGCGAGGACATTATCAAGACCCCGCCGCCGAGCAACAACCGCGCCCTGCTGCAGGACGTGATGTCTCAGGCACTGCTCGACGAAGCCCTGCACACCCGCATGTCCATCATGGCCTGCAACTATATCTATGACATGCGCAAACTCACCCCGCTGGATTTCAGCGCCTTCAACCTGGTGACCTGGCGCGAGGCCCTTCTGGCAAACTGCACCGCCGAATGGGAGCGACGCCTGACCCGCTTCGGCGTCGCGTGCGCCAGCGAAACACTGATCACCGACTACCTCAAGACCATGGCCGAGGACGCCAGCATTCAGGCGGTGTGCCATGAGGTCACGCGCACCCATGCTATGGACGAGTGGAGCCATTCCAGCGTCTTCAGCTTCGTCGCTTCCGACATCGTCAATGGCCTGAGCCGCAAGGAACGCGAGTACCTGCGCTTGATCATCCTGCGCACGGTGCAGATGTTCGCCAATAACGAAATGGGCGCATGGTCCACCGTGTTTTCGATGCTGGATTTCCCCCATGCCGGCGAGATCCTGCATGACGTGGGCGACAACAACGAAATCAGCGTCTACACCGACTCGCTCGAAGCCCTGATAGACCGGATCGGTTTGACCGGCAACGGCCTCAGCAGTGCCGAGCATGCCATTGAAACCTTAGGCGAGAAGGCCCGCGCATGA
- a CDS encoding 2Fe-2S iron-sulfur cluster-binding protein has product MNAMTSLQALCEHVTIETANVKVFTLRAVDATAELLDSLEAGKHVALHAADMAGTHHQRLYSITRKRGADRFDIAVKREGHGGVSDQLHATLQAGSTTSVQFVAGDISLESVLGCRQVGMLAGGIGITLPIALLRGLVERARRGLAVPDVSLLLCVPTIAEIPFLHELLELELTTSWFSLQVFVTREAVNNNGHFSAGRPQGQDLRRLGNPESVVICGSHGFAQGMREHTLAMFPASRLLIESFTPPAAPVTAAQTEAQTDATLRLYLNHNDQVLEPPAGKSLLDMLETSGITVRSLCRAGICGHCRLKVSEGHYTLEPDFCLTDKDKDEGYALACCTFPQSGTIKVDLTTTA; this is encoded by the coding sequence ATGAACGCCATGACGTCCCTCCAGGCCCTGTGCGAACACGTGACCATTGAAACGGCCAACGTAAAAGTCTTCACCCTGCGCGCGGTGGACGCAACCGCCGAACTCCTCGACAGCCTGGAAGCAGGAAAACACGTGGCCCTGCACGCCGCTGACATGGCGGGCACCCATCACCAGCGGTTGTATTCGATCACGCGCAAGCGCGGCGCCGACCGGTTCGACATTGCAGTCAAGCGCGAAGGCCATGGCGGGGTTTCGGACCAGTTGCACGCTACGCTGCAAGCCGGCTCGACCACCTCGGTGCAGTTTGTGGCGGGTGATATTTCGCTGGAGTCGGTTCTGGGTTGCCGACAAGTCGGCATGCTCGCCGGCGGCATCGGCATCACCTTACCGATTGCGTTGCTGCGCGGCCTGGTCGAGCGCGCGCGACGCGGACTGGCGGTGCCCGATGTGAGCCTGCTGCTGTGTGTGCCGACCATCGCCGAGATTCCGTTTCTACATGAGTTGCTGGAGCTTGAGCTGACCACATCGTGGTTCTCCTTGCAGGTGTTCGTCACCCGCGAAGCGGTCAACAACAACGGGCACTTCAGTGCCGGTCGTCCCCAAGGCCAGGACCTGCGCCGGCTGGGTAACCCCGAGAGTGTGGTTATCTGCGGGAGCCATGGCTTCGCCCAGGGCATGCGCGAACACACGCTGGCCATGTTCCCCGCCAGCCGCTTGCTGATCGAGTCATTCACGCCACCGGCCGCGCCGGTCACCGCCGCACAGACCGAGGCTCAGACCGACGCGACGCTGCGCCTGTACTTGAACCACAACGATCAGGTGCTGGAGCCACCCGCCGGCAAGAGTTTGCTGGATATGCTCGAAACCAGCGGTATTACGGTGCGCAGCCTTTGCCGCGCCGGCATCTGCGGTCACTGCCGGCTGAAGGTGTCGGAGGGTCACTACACCCTTGAGCCCGACTTTTGCCTGACGGACAAGGACAAGGACGAAGGCTACGCCCTCGCCTGCTGCACCTTCCCCCAATCCGGGACGATCAAGGTCGACCTCACCACCACGGCATGA